A window from Rhea pennata isolate bPtePen1 chromosome 1, bPtePen1.pri, whole genome shotgun sequence encodes these proteins:
- the TMEM52B gene encoding transmembrane protein 52B, which produces MPQNHFMGVHSPDVICFALGCFLWLPPVRGEEGCMNAELCSGTEWVHLWYIWLVVVIGGLLLLCGLVSACVKCCFPLHQTGEESGPQPYEVTVIAFDHDSTLQSTITSLHSVFGPAARRIFAVTHSHNTVQGTPPLSRSDTPPVYEEALHMSRFTVAKTGQKVPDLDSVPEEKLQTSTVGNDSQPALPAC; this is translated from the exons ATGCCACAGAATCACTTCATGGGAGTGCACAGCCCAGATGTGATCTGCTTTGCTTTAGGGTGTTTCTTATGG tTACCCCCagtgagaggagaggaaggttGTATGAATGCTGAACT GTGTTCAGGCACTGAATGGGTCCATCTGTGGTATATCTG GCTAGTAGTTGTGATTGGCGGGTTGCTGCTCCTGTGTGGCCTGGTTTCAGCCTGTGTGAAATGTTGTTTTCCTCTCCACCAGACAGGGGAGGAATCAGGTCCTCAACCCTATGAGGTCACAGTCATTGCTTTTGACCACGACAGCACCCTCCAGAGCACCATTACCT CTCTCCATTCTGTGTTTGGGCCTGCAGCCAGGAGGATATTCGCAGTGACACACTCCCATAACACTGTGCAGGGAACACCACCTCTCTCCAGATCAGACACTCCTCCAGTCTATGAAGAAGCTCTGCATATGAGCAGATTCACAGTGGCCAAGACCGGGCAGAAAGTGCCAGACCTGGATTCAGtgccagaagaaaaactgcagacaTCCACTGTGGGCAATGATTCCCAACCAGCCCTTCCAGCATGCTAG